In one Thermanaerovibrio velox DSM 12556 genomic region, the following are encoded:
- a CDS encoding alkaline phosphatase translates to MRRSSVRLRVLGLLLGLFVLALGGVADAKVKNVIVLMCDGTGATHTTIARWYKGGPLAMDQMQVGRVRTWAAESLITDSAPAATAFATGHKASDKAIGVLPWSVTMPGVPKVASGDMGRPVASVMEAARLMGKATGIVVTSNVQHASPAGYSAHWPDRNDYNEIGEQQVYGGFQVVFGGGRKYLLPKSKGGTREDGEDLLEELNRRGYKVITTKDEMRSLSSGPVFGLFAEDDLAYEFDRPLVAPSQPSLAEMTSKAIELLSKDPDGFFLFVEGSKIDWASHANDPVGVVSDVLAFDDAVRVAMDFARKDRNTLVMVFSDHGNGGMSLGSKVTDKNYSKLPLNALLDPLKGAKLTGEGVEKVLGDDRSEMKIREVVASFYGVSDLTDDEVKAVRDAKKGSMNYVLGPIISKRSPIGWTTNGHTGEDLFINYYGLDKPLATIENTDIAKICAREMGTSLEKATGALFVDAEEAFRAIGASAELDKTDPSNPVLVVRKGAARAEMPLSKDLMRIGGRVVDLGGVCVLSPKTGKVYVPLKAVELFKASAR, encoded by the coding sequence ATGAGGCGTTCTTCGGTGAGGTTGAGGGTTTTGGGTCTTCTGCTGGGGCTTTTCGTGTTGGCCCTTGGGGGAGTCGCGGACGCCAAGGTTAAGAACGTGATCGTGCTCATGTGTGACGGTACCGGAGCCACCCACACCACCATTGCCCGGTGGTACAAGGGAGGCCCCCTGGCGATGGACCAGATGCAGGTGGGAAGGGTCAGGACCTGGGCTGCCGAGAGCCTCATAACCGACTCTGCCCCCGCCGCCACCGCCTTCGCCACCGGTCACAAGGCCAGCGACAAGGCCATAGGGGTTTTGCCCTGGAGCGTCACCATGCCAGGGGTGCCCAAGGTGGCCTCCGGTGACATGGGGCGTCCCGTGGCGTCGGTTATGGAGGCCGCCAGGCTAATGGGTAAGGCCACGGGCATCGTGGTGACCAGCAACGTGCAGCATGCGAGCCCCGCGGGATATTCCGCCCACTGGCCGGACAGAAATGATTACAACGAGATCGGGGAGCAGCAGGTCTACGGCGGTTTCCAGGTGGTGTTCGGGGGAGGCCGTAAGTACCTCCTGCCCAAGTCCAAGGGGGGTACGAGGGAGGACGGTGAGGACCTCCTGGAGGAGCTCAACCGCAGGGGCTACAAGGTCATCACCACCAAGGATGAGATGAGGTCTCTCTCCTCCGGCCCGGTGTTCGGTCTTTTCGCGGAGGACGACCTGGCCTATGAGTTCGACCGTCCCCTGGTGGCCCCGTCGCAGCCCAGCCTGGCGGAGATGACATCCAAGGCCATCGAGCTCCTATCCAAGGACCCGGACGGGTTCTTCCTATTCGTTGAGGGCTCCAAGATAGACTGGGCCTCCCACGCCAACGATCCGGTTGGGGTGGTGTCCGACGTGCTGGCCTTCGACGATGCGGTGAGGGTGGCCATGGACTTTGCCCGGAAGGATCGGAACACCCTGGTGATGGTCTTCTCGGACCACGGCAACGGTGGGATGTCCTTGGGCAGCAAGGTGACCGATAAGAACTACTCCAAGCTCCCCCTTAACGCCCTTTTGGATCCCCTTAAGGGTGCCAAGCTCACCGGCGAAGGGGTGGAGAAGGTGCTTGGGGATGATCGGTCGGAGATGAAGATCCGGGAGGTGGTGGCGAGCTTCTACGGCGTGTCGGACCTCACGGACGACGAGGTCAAGGCCGTAAGGGATGCAAAGAAGGGGAGCATGAACTACGTGCTGGGTCCCATAATATCCAAGAGGAGCCCCATAGGCTGGACCACCAACGGGCACACCGGGGAGGACCTGTTCATAAACTACTACGGCCTTGATAAGCCCCTGGCCACCATCGAGAACACCGATATAGCCAAGATATGTGCAAGGGAGATGGGCACGTCCCTGGAGAAGGCCACGGGGGCTCTTTTCGTGGACGCGGAAGAGGCCTTCCGTGCGATAGGGGCATCGGCGGAGCTTGACAAGACGGACCCCTCAAACCCCGTGTTGGTGGTCCGCAAGGGGGCGGCCCGGGCGGAGATGCCCTTGAGCAAGGACTTGATGCGCATTGGCGGCAGGGTGGTGGATCTGGGGGGGGTATGCGTTCTCTCCCCCAAGACCGGCAAGGTCTACGTGCCGCTTAAGGCGGTGGAGCTCTTCAAGGCCAGCGCCAGGTAG
- the yfcC gene encoding putative basic amino acid antiporter YfcC: protein MSGPSQQDKKNKTTWMLDTYIIIFLVVAFMAALTYVVPVGKFETHEVKYTVSGKEKSRTVLKPETFTLVKDEAGSPLKKGIKLFEPGGEVGFLNYAFEGLVSGDKWGSAVGVVAFILIIGGAFGIILRTGAVENGIMAIINKLQGKEILLLPILFVLFSLGGAVFGMGEEAIPFVMILCPVCVAMGYDSVTAILVSYVATQIGFATSWMNPFSVAIAQGVSQIPVLSAAGFRIAMWGFFTLFGIAFTIRYARKVKANPETSISYKTDEFFRKDISSHKAEGGRFTLGHGLVVLTVAAGIAWVIWGVVQEGYYIPEIATQFFVMGLLCGIIGVLFKLEGMRVNDIATSFRKGAEDLVGAALVVGMAKGIVLVLGGTDPSNPTVLNTVLHYTGEAFKGLPAAVSAWFMYIFQSCFNFFVVSGSGQAALTMPLMAPLSDILGVSRQVAVLAFQLGDGFTNLIVPTSGVLMACLGAARIDWTQWARWQIKFQGLLFFFGSLFVIGGVLFGLK, encoded by the coding sequence ATGAGCGGACCTTCCCAGCAAGACAAGAAGAACAAGACCACCTGGATGCTGGATACCTACATAATCATCTTCCTGGTGGTGGCGTTCATGGCGGCTCTCACGTACGTGGTGCCGGTGGGCAAGTTCGAGACCCATGAGGTAAAGTACACCGTTTCGGGCAAGGAGAAGAGCAGGACGGTGCTCAAACCCGAGACCTTCACCCTGGTGAAGGACGAGGCGGGCAGCCCCCTCAAGAAGGGGATCAAGCTCTTTGAACCCGGAGGGGAGGTGGGGTTCCTCAACTACGCCTTCGAGGGGCTGGTCTCCGGTGACAAGTGGGGATCCGCGGTCGGAGTGGTGGCGTTCATACTCATAATCGGCGGTGCCTTCGGGATAATCCTGAGGACCGGGGCGGTTGAAAACGGCATAATGGCCATCATAAACAAGCTACAGGGGAAGGAGATCCTGCTGCTGCCCATCCTGTTCGTCCTCTTCTCCCTCGGGGGCGCGGTGTTCGGCATGGGGGAGGAGGCCATCCCGTTCGTCATGATCCTATGCCCGGTATGCGTGGCCATGGGCTACGACTCGGTGACCGCCATCCTGGTGTCCTACGTGGCCACCCAGATAGGCTTCGCCACCAGCTGGATGAACCCCTTCAGCGTGGCCATAGCCCAGGGGGTAAGCCAGATACCGGTGCTTTCCGCCGCGGGGTTCAGGATAGCCATGTGGGGATTCTTCACCCTCTTCGGCATCGCCTTCACCATAAGGTACGCCCGGAAGGTCAAGGCCAACCCGGAAACATCGATCTCCTACAAGACCGATGAGTTCTTCCGGAAGGACATATCCTCCCACAAGGCAGAGGGAGGCAGGTTCACCCTGGGCCACGGCCTGGTGGTGCTCACCGTGGCGGCAGGCATAGCCTGGGTCATCTGGGGGGTCGTCCAGGAGGGCTACTACATCCCCGAGATAGCCACCCAGTTCTTCGTGATGGGCCTCCTGTGCGGGATCATAGGGGTCCTCTTCAAGCTTGAGGGCATGAGGGTCAACGACATCGCCACCAGCTTCCGCAAGGGGGCGGAGGACCTGGTGGGGGCTGCCCTCGTGGTGGGCATGGCCAAGGGCATAGTGCTGGTCCTCGGCGGCACCGATCCATCTAACCCCACGGTGCTCAACACGGTGCTCCACTACACCGGCGAGGCCTTCAAGGGGCTCCCCGCCGCGGTATCCGCGTGGTTCATGTACATCTTCCAGTCCTGCTTCAACTTCTTCGTGGTCTCCGGTTCCGGACAGGCGGCGCTCACCATGCCCCTCATGGCTCCCCTGTCGGACATCTTGGGGGTCTCCCGGCAGGTGGCGGTGCTGGCGTTCCAGCTGGGGGACGGCTTCACCAACCTCATCGTCCCCACCTCCGGGGTCCTCATGGCCTGCCTTGGGGCCGCAAGGATAGACTGGACCCAGTGGGCCAGGTGGCAGATAAAGTTCCAGGGGCTGCTCTTCTTCTTCGGCTCCCTCTTCGTGATAGGAGGGGTCCTGTTCGGACTCAAGTAG
- a CDS encoding GntR family transcriptional regulator encodes MQEDHLGALREVTGHVISGIVKRRYMPGDRITEPALAEELGLSRTPVRHGLAALVADGVLVKEKGRRGYVVPRLTRSDMLEVFSARELLEGYLAFRAAQEADASDVGRLKEINAREQAMADLGDLEGYCAANDEFHMAVAEMGGNGYLLKAFRLVYWRSQLYVHALIDFLPPSEDGGSGSLAEHRLIVDAIERRDAEGARRAAEEHLRSTRGYRIAFGGREELFLDMWNGDRRRGRVSRRGGRDG; translated from the coding sequence GTGCAGGAAGATCACCTGGGGGCACTGAGGGAGGTAACGGGACATGTTATATCCGGCATAGTTAAGCGCCGGTACATGCCGGGGGACAGGATAACCGAGCCCGCCCTGGCGGAGGAGCTTGGGCTCAGCAGGACCCCGGTCAGGCACGGTCTTGCGGCGTTGGTGGCGGACGGGGTGCTGGTGAAGGAGAAGGGGAGGCGGGGCTACGTGGTGCCCCGGCTTACCCGGTCGGACATGCTGGAGGTGTTCTCCGCCAGGGAGCTTTTAGAGGGGTACCTGGCGTTCCGGGCCGCCCAGGAGGCGGATGCGTCGGACGTTGGGAGGCTCAAGGAGATAAACGCCCGGGAGCAGGCGATGGCGGACCTGGGGGACCTGGAGGGCTACTGTGCCGCCAACGACGAGTTCCACATGGCGGTGGCGGAGATGGGGGGCAACGGGTACCTCCTAAAGGCCTTTCGGCTGGTCTACTGGAGGAGTCAGCTCTACGTGCACGCCTTGATCGACTTCCTTCCCCCCTCCGAGGACGGGGGAAGCGGGAGCTTGGCGGAGCACCGGTTAATCGTGGACGCCATAGAGAGGCGGGACGCGGAAGGGGCCAGGCGGGCGGCTGAGGAGCATCTTAGGAGCACTCGGGGATACCGGATAGCCTTTGGCGGTCGGGAGGAGCTGTTCCTGGACATGTGGAACGGGGACAGGAGGAGAGGGCGGGTTTCCCGTCGGGGAGGTAGGGACGGTTGA
- a CDS encoding MFS transporter, whose amino-acid sequence MNRNVKKWITLFCLAFSGGIIYQLPYLREQFYIPLQEALRINNTQIGNLMTVYGIANLFLYLPGGILADRLPYKKLVPFSLITTGLTGLYYSTFPGYPIALGIHVIWAFTTVFTFWPTMLKSVKMLGDSSEQGRLFGFLDFGRGLSATLSAFGALFIFKAFGATRLGLKGAIVFYSVAMIILGVVVYFLLEEKKGEVAEGNTSIFDGIGDVLRMPAIWLSAMIIFAGYSIGAGLTYITPYLTNVFKMSVSMGAFIAIIRTYGLRLGGGPVGGIIADRIGSSTKFIRIGFLVIATLVGCLYIIPGEPKLLMVMLGTTLAASFCVFAVKGTYFAPVDEIRIPNSLAGAAYGAISLVGYLPDTFIYSYFGNLLDRYPGIQGYRLIFLSLIVLAGIGFASAHMLLKYIRNESETPAEALEPAGAEE is encoded by the coding sequence ATGAACCGAAATGTTAAAAAGTGGATAACCCTGTTCTGCCTCGCCTTCTCAGGAGGCATAATCTATCAGCTTCCTTACCTTAGGGAACAGTTCTACATACCACTGCAGGAGGCCCTCAGGATAAACAACACCCAGATAGGGAACCTCATGACCGTCTACGGCATAGCGAACCTCTTCCTGTACCTTCCGGGGGGCATATTGGCGGACCGGCTGCCCTACAAGAAGCTGGTGCCCTTCTCCCTCATCACCACCGGCCTCACGGGCCTTTACTACTCCACCTTCCCGGGCTATCCAATTGCCCTGGGGATCCACGTGATATGGGCGTTCACCACGGTGTTCACCTTCTGGCCCACCATGCTCAAGAGCGTCAAGATGCTGGGGGACAGCTCCGAACAGGGACGACTCTTCGGCTTCCTGGACTTCGGACGGGGACTCTCCGCCACATTGAGCGCATTCGGGGCCCTCTTCATCTTCAAGGCCTTCGGCGCCACCCGGCTGGGGCTTAAAGGGGCCATCGTCTTCTACTCGGTGGCCATGATCATCCTGGGCGTGGTGGTCTACTTCCTGCTGGAGGAGAAGAAGGGAGAGGTGGCGGAGGGCAACACGTCCATCTTCGACGGCATCGGCGACGTCTTGAGGATGCCCGCCATATGGCTATCCGCCATGATAATCTTCGCCGGGTACAGCATAGGGGCGGGGCTCACCTATATAACCCCGTACCTGACCAACGTCTTCAAGATGTCGGTCTCCATGGGGGCCTTCATAGCTATCATAAGGACCTACGGCCTAAGGCTCGGCGGAGGCCCCGTGGGGGGCATAATAGCGGACCGGATCGGCTCCTCCACCAAGTTCATAAGGATCGGCTTCCTCGTCATCGCTACCCTGGTGGGCTGTCTGTACATAATACCCGGGGAACCCAAGCTGCTCATGGTGATGCTCGGCACCACCCTCGCCGCCTCGTTCTGCGTCTTCGCGGTCAAGGGCACCTACTTCGCACCGGTGGACGAGATCCGGATACCCAACTCCCTGGCGGGAGCCGCCTACGGGGCCATAAGCCTGGTGGGGTACCTGCCGGACACCTTCATCTACAGCTACTTCGGCAACCTCCTGGACAGGTACCCGGGCATCCAGGGCTACAGGCTCATATTCCTCTCCCTGATCGTCCTGGCGGGCATCGGCTTCGCCTCCGCCCACATGCTCTTAAAGTACATAAGGAACGAATCGGAAACTCCAGCGGAAGCCCTGGAGCCCGCAGGGGCGGAGGAGTAG
- a CDS encoding HD-GYP domain-containing protein — protein sequence MPVEEVPSYPDAVFVQNIFNAAGSAVLVPNKVPIGEILAKFKNPDRLVSSLKGQGIDQVELEFSHRVDNRVMKELLKQIDSSFETVNPEVSQEVGRTMSDIFSKLTIDQKFNFPKGEVDRLGGMLSQEIRKTSQILYSLTSPEQTDSYTQTHSLNVSLLAGFLAKRLCEIKKCEQPLVDKAVKAGLLFDLGKSAMPREILEKSEPLTPEEREIIKQHPLHSERIARQSGVDDQDILLGIRHHHERWDGSGYPDGLKGKDIPMIARILAVADTFDAMTSNRGYKDAVSAKAAFNFVMSANETHFDPDVCKVLLSGMGIYPPGSVVELSDGTVGTVAASTEGNLLQPKILVREKDGSVRIIELHKETHRKLFIKRALDV from the coding sequence GTGCCGGTAGAGGAGGTCCCGTCCTATCCGGACGCGGTCTTCGTCCAGAACATCTTCAACGCCGCGGGAAGCGCCGTGCTGGTGCCCAATAAGGTCCCCATCGGGGAGATACTGGCCAAGTTCAAAAACCCAGACAGGCTCGTGTCATCCCTCAAGGGTCAGGGGATCGACCAGGTGGAGCTGGAGTTCTCCCACCGGGTGGACAATCGGGTCATGAAGGAGCTCCTCAAGCAGATAGACTCCTCCTTCGAGACCGTGAACCCCGAGGTGAGCCAGGAGGTGGGCCGCACCATGTCGGACATCTTCTCCAAGCTCACCATAGACCAGAAGTTCAACTTCCCAAAGGGTGAGGTGGACCGCCTTGGGGGCATGTTGAGCCAGGAGATCCGCAAGACATCCCAGATACTCTACTCCCTCACATCCCCGGAGCAGACCGACTCGTACACCCAGACCCACAGCCTCAACGTGTCCCTTCTGGCGGGGTTCCTGGCCAAGAGGCTGTGCGAGATAAAGAAGTGCGAGCAGCCCCTGGTGGACAAGGCGGTCAAGGCGGGGCTCCTCTTCGACCTGGGCAAGAGCGCCATGCCAAGGGAGATCCTGGAGAAATCCGAACCCCTCACACCGGAGGAGCGGGAGATCATAAAGCAGCACCCCCTGCACAGCGAGAGGATAGCAAGGCAGTCCGGCGTGGACGACCAGGACATACTGCTCGGCATAAGGCACCACCACGAGCGGTGGGACGGCTCCGGGTACCCCGATGGCCTCAAGGGGAAGGACATCCCCATGATAGCCCGCATCCTGGCGGTGGCGGACACCTTCGACGCCATGACCAGCAACAGGGGCTACAAGGACGCGGTATCCGCCAAGGCGGCCTTCAACTTCGTTATGAGCGCCAACGAGACCCACTTCGACCCCGACGTCTGCAAGGTGCTGCTCAGCGGCATGGGCATATACCCCCCGGGATCGGTGGTGGAGCTATCGGACGGCACCGTGGGAACCGTGGCGGCCTCCACGGAGGGCAACCTGCTGCAGCCCAAGATACTGGTGCGGGAGAAGGACGGCTCGGTCAGGATCATAGAGCTGCACAAGGAGACGCACCGGAAGCTCTTCATAAAGCGGGCCCTGGACGTGTAG
- a CDS encoding ABC transporter substrate-binding protein: MEESKVMDRIGEVIERYGRDLLEDPDRLQQLLETHGAEGREWFFTFVMALRTALEMGYEMPVDSSEGVYVAEALEDRFGMERDKALWGASALAVLSRRFYGTSSEAMRSDRRGGSHGRGMIGRLTPSQVLWAAMGVLWLFAALSFGVYRMMSERGPDGGEFRITLLAPLSGPGGPEGQVMLRAAQMAVEQINSQGGVRGYRVRLLGFDSHDPGSPPWEELGDRMKERTRPHVVLSAVGDKGALGLVGWSERARTPIIAVDAKDPLVPAVSPYKPNPFMFAMLASPAMEGRISAYFVRQGLNRTGAFVVFDGSSRRSVEAERHFEASFGAIGGEVRGRFDVSTGGGGSLVPLQLLPGGSDPVVAFVFGEDLMRLFPHLRSSGFAGPLVALGNPEGLGRDMKLMSNSWWIADASPGDVYVQPFVEGYADRYKDRLPRYMVLPAMLAYDGVRWAGDALSRASSFSPEGIRYALSDTRSLSLVHATLSIDPSTHAPHNKAMALIYVGPRGAAFQRRIWMGPR, encoded by the coding sequence TTGGAAGAGTCCAAGGTCATGGATAGGATAGGGGAGGTAATAGAGCGGTACGGCAGGGACCTTTTGGAGGACCCGGACAGGCTCCAGCAGCTTTTGGAGACCCATGGGGCGGAGGGCCGGGAGTGGTTTTTCACCTTTGTGATGGCCCTTCGTACCGCCCTGGAGATGGGGTACGAGATGCCGGTGGACTCCTCCGAGGGGGTTTACGTGGCGGAGGCCCTGGAGGACCGTTTTGGGATGGAGAGGGATAAGGCCCTGTGGGGGGCATCCGCCCTGGCGGTGCTGTCCCGGAGGTTTTACGGCACCAGCTCCGAGGCGATGAGGTCTGACAGGAGGGGCGGTTCCCATGGAAGGGGGATGATAGGCCGTCTTACCCCGTCCCAGGTGCTTTGGGCCGCCATGGGGGTTCTTTGGCTTTTCGCCGCCCTATCCTTTGGGGTTTATCGGATGATGTCGGAAAGGGGGCCCGACGGGGGGGAGTTCAGGATAACCCTTCTGGCCCCCTTGAGCGGTCCTGGGGGCCCCGAGGGGCAGGTGATGCTGAGGGCCGCCCAGATGGCGGTGGAGCAGATCAACTCCCAGGGGGGTGTCAGGGGGTATCGGGTGAGGCTTTTGGGTTTTGACAGCCATGATCCCGGATCTCCCCCTTGGGAGGAGCTGGGGGATCGGATGAAGGAGAGGACCCGTCCTCACGTGGTGCTGTCCGCGGTGGGTGACAAGGGGGCCCTTGGGCTGGTTGGATGGAGCGAGAGGGCCAGGACCCCGATCATAGCGGTGGACGCCAAGGACCCGTTGGTGCCGGCGGTGAGCCCCTACAAGCCCAACCCCTTCATGTTCGCCATGCTGGCCTCCCCCGCCATGGAGGGGCGCATATCCGCTTACTTCGTCCGCCAGGGGCTTAACAGGACCGGGGCGTTTGTCGTGTTCGACGGTTCCAGCAGGAGGTCCGTGGAGGCGGAGAGGCATTTTGAGGCCTCGTTCGGGGCCATCGGCGGGGAGGTCAGGGGCAGGTTTGACGTGTCCACCGGGGGAGGCGGCTCCCTGGTGCCCTTGCAGCTCCTTCCCGGCGGCTCCGATCCGGTGGTTGCCTTCGTGTTCGGTGAGGACCTGATGAGGCTTTTTCCCCACTTGAGGTCCTCGGGTTTTGCCGGCCCCCTGGTGGCCCTGGGCAACCCGGAGGGGTTGGGGAGGGACATGAAGCTCATGTCCAACAGCTGGTGGATCGCCGATGCCTCCCCTGGGGACGTTTACGTGCAGCCCTTCGTGGAGGGCTACGCGGACAGGTACAAGGACCGTCTGCCGAGGTATATGGTCCTGCCCGCCATGCTGGCCTATGATGGGGTGAGGTGGGCGGGGGACGCGCTTTCCAGGGCCTCCTCCTTCTCCCCGGAGGGGATAAGGTATGCCCTCTCGGATACCAGGTCCTTGTCGCTGGTTCATGCCACCCTGTCGATAGATCCCTCCACCCATGCCCCGCACAACAAGGCCATGGCGCTCATATACGTAGGGCCCCGGGGGGCGGCGTTCCAGCGGCGGATATGGATGGGGCCCCGGTAG
- a CDS encoding M24 family metallopeptidase, with product MRRVKSPEELALMRKASGLADLVMDKVYRFLRPGLSERRVKEFILKSFDELGTVPSFDPIVAFGANASMPHYGGGDAVGEEGDCAVLDFGCRVGGYCSDMTRTFFLGGVPDESAEVYRVVLESQLKGIGAVRPLVAAQEVDRAARDVIARAGYGEHFLNRLGHGIGLEVHEGPYIVEGNDTPLEVGNVFSVEPGIYIPGKLGVRIEDLVAVGEAGAEVLNSFPKELMTTP from the coding sequence ATGAGGCGTGTCAAGTCCCCGGAGGAGCTGGCCCTGATGCGCAAGGCCTCTGGTCTGGCGGATCTTGTGATGGATAAGGTGTACCGATTCCTGCGGCCTGGCCTGTCCGAGAGGCGGGTGAAGGAGTTCATCCTCAAGAGTTTCGATGAGCTTGGCACGGTGCCCTCCTTCGACCCCATAGTGGCCTTTGGGGCCAACGCCTCCATGCCCCACTATGGGGGAGGGGATGCGGTGGGAGAGGAGGGGGACTGTGCGGTGCTGGACTTCGGCTGCCGGGTGGGGGGGTACTGCTCCGACATGACCAGGACCTTCTTCCTGGGGGGTGTGCCGGACGAGTCCGCCGAGGTATACCGGGTGGTTTTGGAGTCCCAGCTTAAGGGCATAGGGGCGGTGCGACCCTTGGTGGCGGCCCAGGAGGTTGACCGGGCGGCCCGGGATGTGATAGCCCGGGCGGGGTACGGGGAGCACTTCCTCAACCGCCTTGGCCACGGCATAGGGCTGGAGGTGCACGAGGGGCCCTATATCGTGGAGGGTAACGATACCCCCCTGGAGGTGGGGAACGTGTTCAGCGTGGAGCCCGGGATATACATCCCAGGCAAGCTGGGGGTTCGCATAGAGGACCTGGTGGCGGTGGGGGAGGCCGGTGCGGAGGTGCTGAACTCCTTCCCGAAGGAGCTCATGACGACACCTTAA
- a CDS encoding aminopeptidase P family N-terminal domain-containing protein — protein MNLERLERLMERLEEEGLDGLFVGPSGDLLYLVGLDLFQDERCKGLMVSRKGCFGLVPLLYRQEMGRHMEGVPLFVWDDRDGFAGAFGEGCRSLGLEGGGDRDKLRHAGGGPDRCSRGVEGPVRERRQGLGSHEACQVPGGAGPDAQGLWSGGSCDG, from the coding sequence TTGAACCTGGAGAGGCTGGAGCGGTTGATGGAGAGGCTTGAGGAGGAGGGTTTGGACGGGTTGTTCGTGGGGCCCTCAGGGGACCTCTTGTACCTTGTGGGGCTGGACCTGTTCCAGGACGAGCGCTGCAAGGGGCTCATGGTGTCGAGGAAGGGCTGTTTCGGCCTTGTGCCCCTGCTTTACCGGCAGGAGATGGGGCGGCACATGGAGGGGGTGCCCCTTTTCGTGTGGGACGACCGGGATGGTTTTGCGGGGGCCTTTGGGGAGGGTTGCAGGAGCCTGGGCCTCGAGGGGGGAGGTGATAGGGATAAACTGCGGCATGCGGGCGGTGGACCTGATAGATGCTCAAGGGGTGTTGAAGGCCCGGTACGTGAACGGCGCCAAGGTCTTGGATCCCATGAGGCGTGTCAAGTCCCCGGAGGAGCTGGCCCTGATGCGCAAGGCCTCTGGTCTGGCGGATCTTGTGATGGATAA
- the iadA gene encoding beta-aspartyl-peptidase — MRSYLFKGAEVFAPEAKGCCDVLCVGPKVVALGDLGGVCIPGMEVVDGRGLLLLPGFIDNHVHILGGGGEGGPATRTPEMPVEDPLTGGITTVIGVLGTDDVTRSVASLVAKARGLWAEGISAWVMVGSYQLPVATLTGSIRSDIALVEQVIGVGEVALSDHRSSQPSLEELLKIASAARVGGMLKGFGGKVNVHMGDGPRGLSMLREAAQGTEIPVDQFIPTHVNRNPDLFREAVAFALDGGVVDLTTSTTPQFLEEGEVKCSRGLKEMLHAGVDPSRICFSSDGQGSLPVFDQGGRFKGLTVGRVTSLWEEVRDAVQEEGVPLETAVRVITSSPALFHRLPGKGFVAEGFDADLVLVDQDLRIRHVLSRGVMAVRDRELLLKGTFSPR, encoded by the coding sequence TTGAGGTCTTATCTTTTTAAGGGTGCGGAGGTGTTCGCCCCGGAGGCGAAGGGCTGTTGTGACGTGTTGTGCGTGGGGCCGAAGGTCGTTGCGTTGGGGGATCTTGGAGGGGTGTGTATTCCCGGCATGGAGGTGGTGGACGGGAGGGGGCTCCTGCTGCTCCCCGGGTTCATCGACAACCACGTTCACATCCTGGGAGGCGGCGGTGAGGGGGGGCCCGCCACCAGGACCCCGGAGATGCCGGTGGAGGACCCGTTGACCGGCGGGATAACCACCGTCATAGGCGTCTTGGGCACCGATGACGTTACCCGATCCGTGGCCTCCCTGGTGGCCAAGGCCCGGGGGCTTTGGGCGGAGGGTATAAGCGCCTGGGTCATGGTGGGGTCCTATCAGCTGCCGGTGGCGACACTTACGGGCTCCATAAGGTCCGACATAGCCCTGGTGGAGCAGGTTATAGGGGTGGGGGAGGTGGCCCTTTCGGACCACCGATCGAGCCAGCCGTCGCTGGAGGAGCTGCTCAAGATCGCCTCCGCCGCGAGGGTTGGGGGCATGCTCAAGGGCTTTGGGGGAAAGGTGAACGTCCACATGGGAGACGGCCCCAGGGGGTTGAGCATGCTCCGGGAGGCCGCCCAAGGTACGGAGATACCGGTGGACCAGTTCATACCCACCCACGTGAACCGGAACCCGGATCTTTTCCGGGAGGCCGTGGCCTTTGCCCTGGACGGGGGGGTGGTGGACCTCACCACCAGCACCACGCCGCAGTTCCTGGAGGAGGGGGAGGTGAAGTGCTCCCGGGGGTTGAAGGAGATGCTCCATGCGGGGGTTGACCCCTCCAGGATATGCTTCAGCTCCGACGGCCAGGGAAGCCTTCCGGTGTTCGACCAGGGGGGCCGTTTCAAGGGGCTCACGGTCGGGAGGGTTACCTCCCTCTGGGAGGAGGTGAGGGATGCAGTGCAAGAGGAGGGCGTCCCGTTGGAGACGGCGGTCAGGGTGATAACCAGCTCCCCCGCCCTCTTCCACCGGCTGCCGGGCAAGGGCTTTGTGGCGGAGGGTTTTGACGCGGATCTGGTGTTGGTGGACCAGGATTTGAGGATAAGGCATGTGCTGAGCCGCGGAGTCATGGCCGTGAGGGACCGGGAGCTGCTGCTCAAGGGGACCTTCTCCCCCCGTTAA